Below is a genomic region from Rosa chinensis cultivar Old Blush chromosome 5, RchiOBHm-V2, whole genome shotgun sequence.
ATCTGTGTCCTTGATTTCAGTAGATGTTTTAGGGTAGTGTTTGGCTGACCTTCATGATCTTTAAAAATGTTGAATTGTTTAGGTAATGACTTTTTTGACAGCCCCATCAGGATGAGTCGTTATTAGTAATTTCACTGACCAATGTAATGAGTTCACATATttctaaaataataataataataataataatgtttaacatattaaaaaaaaatagaaaatggtAGAATCATATCTAAGACTGATTCCAGTAGCCACCTATGAGAGTGCTTAATTATGTTTCTTCCTTCACTTTTGGGCTGCAGTTGAGCTTCATTAACTCTCTATCCATTGCACTATCTTTTCCTATAAACTAGCAACTTCTACACATGCTAATATGTGgtcatgaaattttgaaccaTAAGAAAGGTCATAGAAGTTGTTCATGAAGAAAAGGCACACACACCAACAAAGTGGTTCTCTAagcttgtaaccaaaaaaaaaaaaaagtggttcTCTAAGCCCTTGGAGTTAGTTCAAATAGTAAAAGAATGTGGAGAATTAGATTAGGATAAAGTTAAGGGTTCATCCTTTAATGTAACAAAAAggaataaagaaaaaacaatgcGGTTCCCTCGCCACGTTGAGGTAATATCTTGTTGGAAATTATATCATATTACTCCAAATTTTCTTACCAATAATGGGCACTATTAATATGTCTGCAGAAGAACCCTACAGGATGGAAACTTGCATATTGATGGAACAAAGTGATCATTCTGTACCGGAGAATGATAGTGACAATTGGGAGCTTTGAATGAAATCAATCTAGCTTCTTCAATTGTAGGAAGATAATATATTTGAACCCTAGATAACTTTAGTTTAAGCGTTTGAAAATTAACTGATTGTATTGTTAAACAATAAATGAAAGAGACTCCTCGTAAAAATTGAGACCACGAAATATCAAAATacttaatcatatatttaaatTTTATAATATTTCGGAATATTAAAACTCTCATAATTTTTTCCTATTATAACTCTCTAGAGATGTAACTTGTTCCATAGAGCAACTTAAATAGCCAGTCAGGTCAAAATGTACGAGTTTCATGCAATACTCGTGTCAGTGACAATGATTTGTGCACGGACTCAGATATCTCTAGCAGCATGGGGCTCCTAGCTTTGCCAAATTGACCACGCGCCGGTCACCAAGACTGCATTTCATCACTCTGCATTCTGAAAATGACCCATCATTCTCTGCACAGGACTGGAGGAGCTTGAAGAAAACCCAACCCTAGAAAGCGCGTGAACATCCCAAAGTATTTACAtattttcctcttctttctctcttcccaTATATTTTGTCAAAGATGTAGACCTCCTGGAGTCATGGCCCTAATATATGGCACTAAAGTTCTCATTCCTCCTCGTCATAAATTTGAGATAAATTATGGTATTGTGATGTTTATTATATACTAATTTTACATCTAtttgaataaaaattataattatttaaattaaaattacaatattgagaacaaaagtaccatattcatttacactatttacatataattaaacaaaaattacaatattgacaacaaatttatttaaaaaCTTGTAACAAGGTCGTAGGTGGTGTAATTACTATtattaaaactaagattacacaaaatataaCTTAATATTACTACTCTGACAATAAATTTATTGTCAAATTTATAAATGTGTGTATAAGATACGGATATGTATTATAAAATTTTTCCATAAATTTAGCTCAGTCAAAGTTCAAACCTTCACcaaccccctctctctctctccgagtCCATCTCTCTCTGTCTCCCTGTCTGTATCTATTTTCTCCGAGTCTCAAACTGGTTTCACATTTTGGTTAGACAtttccttcctttttcttccttcattatattgaaaatggaaaaatCCGATCAAAAACAGAAGCAGCGCCACGAGCAAAACATATTGTTacctcaacaacaacaacataagcAAGGCTACTCCGATCATGTCTGTCGAGATAGAGTTCAGGATCAACCTCAGAGCAAAGTACAAGCAGGTCTAATTAGAGAAGTAGACCAGGAGGTGAAGTTAGCTGCCACCGCGATCAGCCTCAACGTACGGTTGAGATCATCGTCCCACATGCCGCACCACATGCAAGACCGTGCTCTCCGCCGCACCAGATCACTCATCGACTCAGCCGCCGCCGCAGCAAAAGCACTTTCCTCCAAACCACGGCCAAACCCAACTCACATTGCTCGAGCTCTCAAAAAGGTATACCTATGATATGA
It encodes:
- the LOC112166358 gene encoding uncharacterized protein LOC112166358 — encoded protein: MEKSDQKQKQRHEQNILLPQQQQHKQGYSDHVCRDRVQDQPQSKVQAGLIREVDQEVKLAATAISLNVRLRSSSHMPHHMQDRALRRTRSLIDSAAAAAKALSSKPRPNPTHIARALKKEFDSLYGPAWHCVVGKSFGSFVTHSPGGFLYFSIDDSLSVLLFKTEVQLVTEQQPRKPAN